From Acidobacteriota bacterium, the proteins below share one genomic window:
- a CDS encoding DUF4199 domain-containing protein, giving the protein MSAAVKGGLGLGIAVVVFNLIFLGAGMHRNPLLGFLAIAIYIGLTILFLVLALRKSRTENPYLKQVMSSVVLGVVAAVIITIGSIVLTTMVFPDSIQQQSEATLEFLEGANLPQEALDAQIEKLESLTANGQAIQGGIFTIITCLVVGLIAAIFVRKK; this is encoded by the coding sequence ATGAGTGCTGCCGTCAAGGGAGGCCTCGGCCTCGGAATCGCCGTCGTCGTCTTTAACCTGATCTTCCTCGGCGCAGGAATGCATCGGAACCCGCTGCTCGGTTTTCTGGCGATCGCGATTTACATCGGATTGACCATCCTGTTCCTCGTTCTCGCGCTGCGAAAATCGCGCACCGAAAATCCCTACCTCAAACAGGTCATGAGTAGCGTCGTCCTCGGCGTGGTCGCGGCCGTCATCATTACGATCGGTTCCATCGTCTTGACGACCATGGTCTTCCCCGACTCGATTCAGCAGCAGTCGGAGGCGACGCTGGAGTTCCTCGAAGGCGCCAACCTACCGCAGGAGGCTCTCGACGCGCAGATCGAGAAGCTCGAGTCGCTCACGGCCAACGGTCAGGCGATCCAGGGCGGGATCTTCACGATCATTACCTGCCTGGTGGTTGGACTGATCGCCGCGATCTTCGTGCGCAAGAAGTAA
- a CDS encoding response regulator: protein MTDAPRVLVVDDQPDIRDLAVMVLQGAAYKVEGCASGDEALKRLAAESFELVLLDINMPGIDGWETLRMIRADEATAKMPVLMFSVKDEMRDKVQGMQEGADDYLCKPFAVDDLLARVGRLIDRSR, encoded by the coding sequence ATGACGGATGCGCCGCGAGTCCTGGTGGTCGATGACCAGCCGGATATCCGCGATCTCGCCGTGATGGTGCTGCAGGGCGCCGCCTACAAAGTCGAAGGCTGTGCCTCCGGCGACGAGGCCCTGAAGCGTCTTGCCGCCGAATCATTCGAGTTGGTGCTCCTGGATATCAACATGCCGGGCATTGATGGCTGGGAGACCCTTCGGATGATCCGTGCCGACGAGGCGACGGCGAAGATGCCGGTCCTGATGTTCTCGGTCAAGGACGAGATGCGGGACAAGGTTCAGGGCATGCAGGAGGGAGCCGACGACTACCTCTGTAAGCCCTTCGCCGTCGATGACCTCCTGGCCCGTGTCGGTCGACTGATCGATCGGAGTCGATGA
- a CDS encoding EAL domain-containing protein — protein MDYRREFLRLRGVTHDRTTDLPVYAVLIDRFRGLLDKRRSLGLLHVGLGELSTVESLYGWQVYDKVVTVAAAALRESIADSLADGALLAIDHAGGCGFVVVVWDENERSEWTTERLSSGAQALRAAVSGALAGHGLDRLNPSPQVQAGHARLSQNPFYRFERRLQHAVAEAAAMDARVERRRESSWSEALDQIISRAAVETLFQPVVDLKNRAVLGWEAFSRGPHDSELESPRRMFAVSKRMGRSGDLDRLCRETALRASAEMVGRGKIFVNALAHAEDAEGWETEGDLFRQLEAISLQPEDLVLEFSERGADTNGDHFVEVLRNVQDQGYAVALDDIGTGYAGRELLERIRPQYMKLDVSLVRDVHENLIKQELLSTIVDLSHSIGAEVIAEGVECREEVDTLIDSGARFGQGYLFAEPAPPAAAFQGGQLPANH, from the coding sequence ATGGACTACCGCCGAGAATTCCTGAGGCTGCGAGGTGTGACCCACGATCGTACGACCGACCTTCCGGTCTATGCGGTGCTGATCGATCGTTTCCGCGGGCTCCTGGACAAACGACGAAGCCTCGGGCTTCTTCACGTCGGTCTGGGGGAACTGTCGACCGTCGAATCGCTCTACGGCTGGCAGGTCTACGACAAGGTGGTCACGGTGGCGGCCGCAGCGCTGAGAGAGTCGATCGCGGATTCCCTCGCCGACGGCGCGTTGCTCGCCATCGATCATGCGGGAGGGTGTGGATTTGTCGTCGTCGTGTGGGACGAGAACGAGCGTAGCGAGTGGACCACCGAGCGGTTGAGCAGCGGTGCGCAGGCCCTGCGGGCCGCCGTATCGGGTGCCCTCGCCGGGCATGGCCTCGATCGACTGAATCCGTCACCGCAGGTGCAAGCCGGCCACGCCCGTCTCTCGCAGAATCCGTTCTATCGATTCGAACGAAGACTGCAGCACGCGGTCGCGGAGGCCGCGGCGATGGACGCACGGGTCGAACGGCGACGCGAATCCTCGTGGAGTGAAGCTCTGGATCAGATCATCTCCCGTGCCGCGGTGGAGACGTTGTTCCAGCCCGTCGTCGATCTGAAGAATCGCGCGGTGCTCGGCTGGGAGGCGTTCAGTCGTGGTCCGCACGACAGTGAGCTGGAGAGCCCGCGCAGAATGTTTGCAGTCTCCAAGCGAATGGGTCGTTCGGGGGATCTGGATCGTCTCTGCCGCGAGACGGCGTTGCGAGCCTCGGCCGAGATGGTCGGGCGCGGGAAGATCTTCGTCAACGCGTTGGCCCATGCGGAGGACGCCGAGGGGTGGGAGACGGAAGGCGACCTCTTCCGGCAACTCGAGGCGATCTCGCTTCAACCCGAGGATCTTGTTCTGGAGTTCTCCGAGCGTGGCGCGGACACCAACGGTGACCATTTTGTCGAGGTGCTGCGGAACGTGCAGGACCAGGGCTACGCAGTGGCTCTTGACGACATCGGGACCGGCTACGCCGGTCGTGAGCTCCTCGAACGCATCCGTCCGCAGTACATGAAATTGGATGTCTCGCTCGTGCGGGACGTTCACGAGAATCTGATCAAGCAGGAACTTCTTTCCACGATCGTCGACCTGTCCCACTCGATCGGGGCCGAGGTGATCGCGGAAGGAGTCGAGTGTCGCGAGGAGGTCGATACGTTGATCGATTCCGGTGCTCGTTTCGGTCAGGGGTACCTGTTTGCCGAGCCCGCACCACCGGCCGCCGCCTTCCAGGGCGGCCAGCTGCCCGCGAACCACTAG
- a CDS encoding PAS domain S-box protein, with amino-acid sequence MELHPVNLGTLLPPLLREAPGATVLAAGLIVVVIFFVSMVLLLAWRRRQRDAVRVLVGQLEGLRDGEARQSRGDVEASFDVVQDAIDRLGRDLDDRRQQQAVDEDRDRNLLAAAETRSVVSTDLDGDVREFSSGAERLFGWSARDVIGRPAAVLFEDGSYKAFLPKLARKSLRERGIEERSIMRRQDGEAFDALVAVRMLQDGNQQPVGFLLLVDDITERVRLERRSEEAEQRYRRLLDALGDGVSIIRSGRVLFANPRFAEILGVKEADIVGLELRDHIATRDLLIVEETLVRIESESKGSQSLRCNLVAGSDRRELSTRMDLRAVDYGGAPAVLLLVHDETLERRARQELHRNEARLDALLEATADGVVVLIQSPVGPRVQMTNRAFLERFGLVAGQVLGETGSSLATVLRGRGQPAVADQLLDLADKPREGRWDLDGGEGYDLRLNAATLRGRRGQEFGWVLVFHDVGERKQAERRLERQVEEAELARVELQNACRRLDSVNKELEDRAGRLDHVNDELRSLDAMKSNLLGNVSHELQTPLVAIRGFTEMILKERLGTINEEQRKGLRLSLDNIDRLIGMIDGLLSFARSESDDGRLTLTRFDLADVMSSAVALMTERAKARSIRIDTSMDSGRFELCADRNRIQQVFINLLSNAIKFSEPGGDVGIRARGSDDRYVRIEIEDSGIGIAREDIARIFDRHFRAQPEAGESREGNGIGLAIVQDILRSHGCRIHVDSEPGRGTKVVFTLPLAGTVTEPIQQPEDEVENVDQAEVVEDPPIEATGQGQPRFRVIRRSAGRSDEDGSSG; translated from the coding sequence ATGGAGCTGCATCCCGTCAACCTGGGAACCCTGCTTCCGCCGCTCCTGAGGGAGGCGCCGGGAGCCACGGTTCTGGCCGCCGGGTTGATCGTCGTGGTGATCTTCTTCGTCTCGATGGTGTTGTTGTTGGCGTGGAGACGTCGTCAGCGGGACGCGGTGCGCGTCCTGGTCGGCCAGCTCGAAGGACTGCGAGACGGCGAAGCCCGACAATCCCGTGGGGATGTCGAGGCCTCGTTCGATGTGGTCCAGGATGCCATCGACCGGCTCGGTCGGGACCTGGACGACCGCCGACAACAGCAGGCGGTCGACGAAGACAGAGATCGCAATCTCCTTGCGGCTGCCGAGACGCGTTCCGTCGTCAGCACCGATCTTGACGGGGACGTGCGAGAGTTCTCCTCCGGTGCGGAGCGACTGTTTGGCTGGAGCGCCCGGGATGTCATCGGGCGACCTGCGGCGGTTCTCTTCGAAGACGGTTCCTACAAGGCGTTTCTGCCCAAGCTCGCACGGAAGTCTCTGCGCGAGCGTGGCATCGAGGAACGCTCCATCATGCGTCGCCAGGATGGTGAGGCCTTTGACGCCCTTGTCGCCGTTCGGATGCTGCAAGACGGGAATCAACAGCCGGTGGGTTTCCTGTTGCTTGTCGACGACATCACCGAACGTGTGCGGCTCGAGCGACGAAGCGAGGAGGCCGAGCAGCGTTATCGGCGACTTCTGGACGCTCTGGGGGACGGCGTCAGTATCATTCGTTCCGGACGCGTGTTGTTCGCCAATCCGCGATTCGCCGAGATCCTCGGTGTTAAAGAGGCCGACATTGTCGGTCTCGAACTTCGCGATCACATCGCGACGCGGGACCTGCTGATCGTCGAAGAGACGCTGGTGCGCATCGAGTCCGAGAGTAAGGGATCCCAGTCCCTTCGATGCAACCTGGTGGCGGGATCGGATCGTCGAGAGCTCTCGACGCGGATGGATCTGCGCGCGGTGGACTACGGTGGGGCGCCTGCGGTCCTGCTCCTCGTGCACGACGAAACACTCGAGCGCCGGGCGCGACAAGAGTTGCATCGCAATGAGGCCAGGCTTGACGCACTGCTCGAGGCGACGGCCGACGGCGTCGTGGTTCTGATCCAGTCGCCGGTGGGTCCACGGGTGCAGATGACCAACCGTGCATTCCTGGAACGATTCGGTTTGGTTGCGGGGCAGGTACTCGGCGAGACGGGCTCGTCGCTGGCGACGGTCCTGCGTGGCCGGGGGCAGCCGGCCGTCGCCGATCAACTACTCGATCTCGCCGACAAGCCTCGAGAGGGTCGCTGGGACCTCGATGGCGGCGAGGGCTACGATCTGAGGCTTAACGCGGCGACGTTACGTGGTCGACGGGGGCAGGAGTTCGGGTGGGTCCTGGTGTTCCACGACGTAGGCGAGCGCAAACAGGCCGAGCGACGCCTTGAGCGACAGGTCGAGGAGGCCGAGCTGGCCCGTGTCGAACTGCAGAACGCGTGTCGGCGACTGGACTCCGTCAACAAGGAGTTGGAGGATCGCGCGGGTCGACTGGATCACGTCAACGACGAACTGCGTAGTCTGGACGCGATGAAGTCCAACTTGCTTGGAAACGTCTCGCACGAGTTGCAGACGCCTCTGGTTGCGATACGCGGCTTCACGGAGATGATCCTCAAGGAACGACTCGGGACGATCAACGAGGAGCAGCGAAAGGGGCTGCGACTCAGTCTCGACAATATCGACCGTCTGATCGGGATGATCGACGGCCTCTTGTCGTTCGCGCGCTCGGAGTCGGACGATGGACGCCTGACGTTGACACGATTCGACCTGGCCGATGTGATGTCGTCGGCGGTTGCCTTGATGACCGAGCGTGCCAAGGCCCGCTCGATCCGCATCGACACGTCGATGGACAGCGGGCGATTCGAGTTGTGTGCCGATCGGAATCGGATCCAGCAGGTGTTCATCAACCTCCTGTCTAACGCCATCAAATTCAGCGAGCCCGGTGGCGACGTGGGCATCCGCGCCCGGGGCTCGGATGACCGCTACGTGCGGATCGAGATTGAAGATTCCGGCATCGGTATCGCTCGCGAGGACATCGCACGGATCTTCGATCGGCACTTCAGGGCCCAACCGGAGGCCGGCGAGTCCCGCGAGGGCAACGGAATCGGGCTCGCGATCGTCCAGGACATCTTGCGTTCGCACGGCTGCCGAATCCACGTGGACAGCGAGCCGGGTCGCGGAACGAAGGTCGTCTTTACGCTCCCGTTGGCCGGCACGGTCACGGAACCGATTCAACAGCCGGAAGACGAAGTCGAGAACGTCGATCAAGCCGAAGTCGTCGAGGATCCGCCCATCGAGGCAACGGGGCAGGGTCAGCCGAGATTTCGTGTGATCCGTCGGAGCGCGGGTCGCAGCGACGAAGACGGTTCGTCAGGTTGA
- a CDS encoding RNA methyltransferase — MLGRQNPVIRRLRTLRRDGDARREAGVLLAEGIHLTREALSSNASFETVVVSPGIHTHAEGPALLQELARRDVCPLETTDSVLASLQDVRSPQPILSVVRTPTFGVDWLVERNPPFVLVVAGIQDPGNLGSLIRTSEAAGVGGLIQLRGGVDPFHPRAVRGSMGSIFRLPTAVMETDPCLATLQRQGRTRVGAAAGAGTTLREFQWEDPAALFLGSEGSGLPATLLGAMDQRVTIPLASTVESLSVGAAAAVLLFDRAARRST, encoded by the coding sequence ATGCTCGGACGTCAGAACCCAGTGATCCGGCGCCTACGCACTCTTCGGCGTGACGGGGATGCCCGCCGCGAGGCCGGTGTGCTCCTGGCCGAGGGAATCCACCTCACACGGGAGGCGCTGTCGTCAAACGCCAGCTTCGAGACGGTGGTGGTCTCTCCGGGCATCCACACCCACGCCGAGGGACCTGCGCTTCTGCAGGAGCTGGCCCGACGCGACGTTTGCCCACTGGAGACGACGGACTCCGTCCTCGCGTCACTGCAGGATGTTCGCTCACCCCAGCCGATCCTGTCCGTCGTTCGGACTCCCACGTTCGGTGTCGACTGGCTCGTCGAACGCAATCCCCCGTTCGTCCTGGTCGTCGCCGGGATCCAGGATCCCGGAAACCTCGGCTCGTTGATTCGCACCTCGGAGGCCGCCGGCGTGGGCGGGCTGATCCAGCTTCGCGGCGGCGTGGATCCGTTTCACCCACGTGCCGTGCGTGGCTCGATGGGCTCGATCTTCCGGCTCCCGACTGCGGTCATGGAGACCGACCCCTGCCTGGCGACGTTGCAGCGACAGGGGCGGACCAGGGTCGGGGCCGCCGCCGGGGCGGGGACGACGCTCCGCGAGTTCCAGTGGGAAGATCCGGCAGCGCTCTTTCTTGGTAGTGAAGGCTCGGGTCTACCGGCAACGTTGCTGGGTGCCATGGACCAACGGGTCACGATTCCGTTGGCGTCGACGGTGGAGAGCCTGTCGGTAGGGGCGGCGGCGGCGGTCCTGCTGTTCGACCGTGCGGCCCGGCGCTCAACCTGA
- a CDS encoding L-threonylcarbamoyladenylate synthase codes for MSIRFDVVALADPGWRSRAVDTLRDGGVVALPTDTFYGLAVCGRDAAALESLNRIKRKSAGSPILMLAADLDQARQILRPETPHLDRLADRFWPGPLTLLGPRQEGWPEAIAVGRQTVAVRVPAAEVPRTVARELGVPISGVSANRHGASPPVTVDAIDLDGIDLAVDGGACPGGQASTLLDLASDPPRILREGEIGRDAIESVVGRLVP; via the coding sequence GTGTCGATCAGGTTCGATGTTGTAGCGCTGGCGGATCCCGGCTGGAGGTCCCGAGCCGTCGACACCCTTCGCGACGGCGGCGTCGTCGCTCTCCCGACCGACACGTTCTACGGGCTTGCCGTTTGCGGACGTGACGCGGCCGCTCTCGAGTCGCTGAACCGCATCAAGAGGAAGAGCGCCGGATCACCGATCTTGATGCTCGCGGCGGATCTCGATCAGGCCCGACAGATCCTCCGGCCGGAGACGCCTCACCTGGATCGGCTGGCCGATCGGTTCTGGCCGGGACCGTTGACCCTACTGGGACCCCGTCAGGAGGGTTGGCCCGAGGCGATCGCCGTGGGGCGCCAGACCGTCGCCGTCCGGGTGCCTGCGGCGGAGGTTCCGCGGACCGTGGCCCGAGAACTGGGGGTTCCCATCAGCGGTGTCAGCGCCAATCGGCACGGGGCATCGCCGCCGGTCACGGTGGATGCGATCGATCTGGACGGCATCGACCTTGCGGTCGATGGGGGAGCCTGCCCCGGCGGGCAGGCATCGACACTCCTCGATCTGGCCTCCGACCCGCCGAGGATCCTGCGCGAGGGTGAGATCGGGCGCGACGCGATCGAGTCCGTCGTGGGTCGACTCGTCCCGTGA
- a CDS encoding LD-carboxypeptidase, giving the protein MSTANRPLGPGATVGVVAPGFAVKRSEFRSGLKALQKMGFQTRVGESALSRQGYLAGSDEARADDLIAMMGQPDIDAIWFARGGYGAARLLDRLPWSRWRRRRPRPWIGYSDNTALLAVGRQRGVCRAFYGPVVTELHDSSSFHAGSLREALAGRRQDFAVEPRNVLCRGRASGTLVGGNLSVLTYLLGTPYQLRTKGHVLFLEDFGESCYHIDRMLTQWRQAGAFEGVRAVLFGTLKTTPRTHFPPDRKVKDVLRETFDPLGIPVCRGLPVGHLGKKRTLPFGATATVDTRARRVVITP; this is encoded by the coding sequence ATGAGTACGGCCAATCGACCGCTGGGACCGGGAGCGACGGTGGGTGTCGTCGCGCCGGGGTTTGCGGTCAAGCGTTCCGAGTTTCGTTCCGGCCTCAAGGCGCTACAGAAGATGGGGTTTCAGACACGGGTCGGTGAGAGCGCGCTGAGCCGTCAGGGCTACCTCGCCGGTTCCGACGAGGCCCGAGCCGACGATCTGATCGCGATGATGGGGCAGCCCGACATCGACGCCATCTGGTTCGCACGGGGTGGGTACGGTGCGGCCCGTCTTCTGGATCGTCTTCCCTGGAGTCGCTGGCGTCGTCGTCGTCCGCGGCCGTGGATCGGTTACAGCGATAACACGGCGCTCCTGGCCGTCGGTCGTCAGCGCGGTGTGTGTCGGGCGTTCTACGGTCCCGTTGTCACCGAGCTTCACGATTCCTCGAGTTTTCATGCGGGGAGTCTGAGAGAGGCTCTGGCCGGGCGACGACAGGACTTCGCCGTCGAGCCTCGAAACGTCTTGTGTCGAGGACGCGCCAGCGGGACGCTGGTCGGCGGCAATCTCTCCGTGCTGACTTATTTACTCGGGACCCCGTACCAGCTGCGGACGAAGGGACATGTCCTGTTTCTCGAGGACTTCGGCGAGTCTTGCTACCACATCGATCGGATGCTGACCCAGTGGCGACAGGCGGGAGCCTTCGAGGGTGTGCGGGCCGTCCTGTTCGGAACTCTGAAGACGACGCCGCGGACCCACTTCCCGCCGGACCGCAAGGTCAAAGACGTGCTGCGCGAGACATTCGATCCACTGGGCATTCCGGTCTGCCGCGGACTACCGGTGGGGCATCTCGGTAAGAAGCGAACCTTGCCCTTCGGCGCCACGGCGACGGTGGACACCCGCGCGCGGCGAGTCGTCATCACCCCGTGA
- the truA gene encoding tRNA pseudouridine(38-40) synthase TruA, with product MGSEPGRRLRLELTYDGTDFCGWQFQINGRTVQAVLADALTRINGGRTVTVHGAGRTDSGVHARAQVADARVQTDATDDEILKSLRGLLPDDLSVRELRTTDDAFDSRRCAVGKTYCYRIDRTQHGDPLRSRYAWHLYGPLDLERMRRAALRLHGTHDWTGFTAKRCQIEDRVRTLESIEISDPPDELRLTFRGDGFMTYMVRNIVGTLVEIGRGKFEEGRIDVMLTTGDRSLGGATAPARGLILWEVRYP from the coding sequence ATGGGTAGCGAGCCGGGTCGACGTCTTCGATTGGAGTTGACCTATGACGGGACGGACTTCTGTGGATGGCAGTTCCAGATTAACGGCCGCACGGTCCAGGCGGTCCTGGCCGACGCCCTGACTCGTATCAACGGTGGTCGGACGGTGACGGTGCACGGTGCCGGGCGCACCGATTCGGGAGTCCACGCGAGGGCCCAGGTGGCCGACGCCAGGGTGCAGACCGACGCCACCGATGACGAGATCCTGAAATCGCTACGGGGCCTCCTCCCGGACGATCTTTCGGTTCGTGAACTTCGGACCACGGATGATGCGTTCGACTCCCGCCGCTGTGCCGTCGGCAAGACCTACTGCTATCGGATCGATCGAACCCAACACGGGGATCCGTTGCGATCCCGCTACGCATGGCACCTCTACGGGCCGCTGGACCTCGAGCGGATGCGTCGCGCGGCCCTACGTCTTCACGGGACCCACGACTGGACCGGTTTCACCGCCAAGCGATGCCAGATCGAGGATCGTGTGCGCACACTCGAGAGTATCGAGATCTCCGACCCTCCCGACGAACTGAGGCTGACGTTTCGCGGCGACGGTTTCATGACCTACATGGTTCGAAATATCGTCGGGACCCTGGTGGAAATCGGACGCGGGAAATTCGAGGAGGGTCGGATCGACGTGATGCTCACCACGGGGGATCGGTCGTTGGGAGGGGCGACGGCTCCGGCTCGTGGCCTGATCCTGTGGGAAGTGCGCTATCCTTGA
- a CDS encoding isoprenyl transferase: MSSRIDLDRFPDLADEERGLLERLDPARLPRHVAVIMDGNGRWARERYLPRVAGHRAGIDAVRETVETAAQLGLECLTLYAFSHENWKRPRLEVSTLMSLLREYVIRERETLLRNDIRFRFIGRTEQLPGKALDAVTDAVRATAHCKGLTFTVALSYGGRQEIVDAARALLRDGVDADALDESQFESRLYTAGMPDPDLLIRTSGEMRVSNFLLWQIAYAEIWVTQTLWPDFRRRHLWEAIEAYGRRDRRFGRVVEPVVDPATEGR; the protein is encoded by the coding sequence ATGTCTTCACGGATCGATCTTGACCGCTTCCCCGACCTCGCCGACGAGGAGCGTGGGCTGCTGGAGCGCCTGGACCCGGCACGATTGCCGCGTCATGTGGCGGTCATCATGGATGGAAACGGACGCTGGGCTCGCGAGCGATACCTGCCACGGGTCGCGGGTCACAGAGCGGGGATCGACGCCGTGCGCGAGACGGTGGAGACCGCCGCCCAGCTCGGCCTCGAGTGTCTGACGCTGTATGCGTTTTCCCACGAGAACTGGAAGCGTCCGCGACTGGAAGTCTCGACGTTGATGTCGCTACTACGTGAGTACGTGATCCGGGAGCGCGAGACACTGCTTCGGAATGACATCCGCTTCCGCTTCATCGGCCGCACCGAGCAGTTGCCGGGCAAGGCCCTCGATGCGGTCACGGATGCGGTGCGGGCGACCGCGCATTGCAAGGGGCTGACCTTCACGGTCGCGTTGTCCTACGGCGGAAGGCAGGAGATCGTTGACGCGGCTCGCGCTTTATTGCGGGATGGTGTCGACGCCGACGCCCTCGATGAATCCCAGTTCGAGAGTCGGCTGTATACCGCCGGCATGCCCGACCCCGATCTGCTGATTCGAACCAGCGGCGAGATGCGAGTTTCCAATTTTCTCCTCTGGCAGATCGCCTACGCCGAGATCTGGGTCACACAGACGCTGTGGCCGGACTTCCGTCGACGTCACCTGTGGGAGGCGATCGAGGCCTATGGCCGTCGAGACCGTCGCTTCGGGCGCGTCGTCGAGCCTGTCGTCGATCCCGCCACCGAGGGGCGTTGA